CATTATCGGCCGCTATCAATACCGATTAAAGCAGCTGCAGTCGGACCCGGACGTATATTTTAGGGAATATGGGAATTAAATCTTAAAAAAATAGGTGTCAGGTGTTCCGCCGCAGGCGGATTCAGGTGCCAGCCCTTTTGTTCGTACCTGAAACCTGCTGACCTCTGTCTTCTGATCTCTGACCTCTGTCATCTGTCCTCTGACGTCTGTCCTCTGTATTGAACTTAGGAACCCGCCGCCTCGCAGGCCACCTGATAATCGATGCGCAGCACAAAAATAATGGTGATCCAGACGGCGCAGATGGAAATGGTAAACCAGCTCAGCTGGGGTACGCTGAGGGTAAAAGGCAGCCATTGGGTGAACAGCAGGATGACCACCGAGCCGGACACCTTAAACAGACGGTAGCCGAACATGTCGATCCAAGCTTTGGCCTGGTAGATCAGGACGGAATCGATGGGCACATACAGCAGCTCTTTGGAGGCGCGGTTGATGGAATAGGAAAGGGCCCGATCGCTGATTTTGGTAGCGCCGCTGAAAAATAGCGTTGATTGCAGAAAAAAGCACCACGAAAAAATAAACATCATCAGCGGCTGGACCAGCAACCCGGCGATCGCTCCCAGGTAGCGATGCACCAGGGGTGTTATGCCCAGGTTGACAGCAATTGACATAATGCCCAATATACTGAAAAACAATGATAAAAAAGCCGTACGGGCTTCACGGTCCGGGTATGCGATTTCGACGGTGTTTAAAAACTGATACTCCACCAGCGGCGAGGCCAACTGCGCCAGCAACAGAATGGCGGCAATCAGCAGTAAATAGCGGCTGTGACCCAGAATACGCCAGCCGCCGCTGGCCTTTTGGTGCGGGCGCACCACATGCTCCACTTCACAGTAAATGCCCACACGCCCCATCATCCAGGTCAGCGCAAAGATGGTGCTGATGATGCCCGCGCCGGTCAGCAGCAGGTCCGGGGTCTGCAGCGGTGTGTGTTTGATGAGCATGGCCGATACCCAGCCGCCGACCACACCGCCAACCAAACCACCGGTACCCACCAGCCCGTACCAGGATTTGCCCTCATGGGTGGTGTATACCGAGTTGGTTAGGCTCCAGAATTGTTCGACCAGCACCACGCCCAGCATATCGACAAAAACATAAAAACAAGCCGATGCAATGGGGCCGGGGGAATGGAGCAGAAAGCGAAAAATGACCAATAAACCGCTGATAGTCAGACAGGTGCCCAGCACCACGTGGATCCGGCTGTGGCGCTCGACCAGCCGGTGATAATAGGTGATAAATGCGCCCATGGATACGGCGGTGGCAATCCAGATGTAGGGCAGACGCTCAGATCCCAGGGTTTCAATAAACAACGAGCGGCTGGCCGGTTTGAGCTGATAAAGGGCCATAATAATGAGAAAAAAATTAATAAACAAAAATACCGCTCGCGCCCCCAGGGTACGCAACATTGAATATCGGGCTTCACATTCGGCCGAAAAGTCATTATTTGTATTTTGTGCTTGCATTTTTTAGATAATAAGTAATAATTACCATTATGGATAGGCTGAAACAATTATTGGCGCTGATCTTATTTGTTCTGTTTTGTGCTAGCCTCACGAGTGCACAGTCTCAGGAAGCACACTGGACGCAAAGCTGCGATCCCCGGCTGCAAAAAGCACTGGATCAGCGCATCAACGCCCTCAAACTGGACGGCGCCACCGAGGATAAAAACCTCAGCATTGTGGTCGTCGATATCACCGATCTGTCCGATCCCCGCATGGCCTACATCAATCCCAATGAAATGATGTATGCCGCCAGTTTACCCAAAATTGCCATCCTTCTGGGCGCCTTTGAAAAAATCGCCGCCGGTGAAATGACCCTCGACGATGAAACCATGGAAAAACTCAAACTGATGATCCGGCGCTCGTCTAACTCAGCCGCATCCGAGATGCTCGATCGCGTTGGGATCGACTATCTGGCCGAATTGCTGCAATCACCGCGTTACCGCCTGTATGATCCTGAAAAGGGCGGCGGCATCTGGGTTGGCAAAGAATACGGCAAGGCCCCGGCCCGCAGACGTGATCCGCTCCACAATCTTTCCCACGGCGCCACCGCCTTGCAGGTGGCCCGCTTTTATTACCTGCTAGAAACCGGCCAGCTGGTCTCACCGCAACTGAGCCAACTCATGAAAGCCATTCTGGCGGAATCCGAAATCGAGCACAAATTTGTCAAAGGCCTCAAATCCGTGCAGCCGGATTCAGAGATATACCGCAAATCCGGTACCTGGGGTCCCTACCACTCTGACAGCGCCATCATCGAACATGACGGTCGTCGTTATATTGCCGTCGCTTTGGCCAAAAGCCGTCATGGCGAAAAATGGCTTCAGAAGCTCATTGTGGCGCTTGATGAGGTTGTTTGCCAGACGGAGACGAACCAGAACTAAATTTTCCCACCTTATAGTACTTTTCCAGCATACGATGAATCCGCGTAGCCAACGTTTGATGCACCACAGCTGAATTTTTGCGCAAGACATTCGACATGACCACTACCATATAATACAACTGCCGCTGATCGGCCGGTGCCTCGATAATGGCCACCGAGTTAAGCATATTGATGACGTTGCCGTGGTATTTTTTACACTCAAAACCAGGCTCAGCTTTGCATTTATACAGTGAACCGGATTTAAAGTAGACCGCCGATTTGGCCAGCGCCGGTGCCGAAGCATAGCGGATGCGCCGCTGGGTCATATACAGCAGACGCTTGATTTCACGGCTGGAAAAAGCATCCACCAGTTTGCCCTGCTCAAGCTTGATCAGCCAGCGCATCAGTTCCTGCGGTGTGCCATAACTCGTGGTGCCCGGCACCAGGCGCTTGCCTTTCCAGGTAAAGAAGGACCCCTGGCGCAGCTGCTCCAGATCCAGCCCGCTGCGCGTCACCGGGTCCTGCAGTGCCCGTGACAGCAGGGCGGCCAGCTCTTTCTTAGACGTCTCCTTAAAAAATTGCTGGGCCTCGGCTTCGGAGACCGGATAGGCCGGCCCGAAGTGAACCAGCAGCATCACATGTTTTAAGACCATGCTGGCGGCTGCATTGGAGCTGGCCGACAGCATCCAGTCCAGATAGGTGTAAAGGCTGGCCTGATCACCGATCTTGATTTTGGGATAGCGCACGCGCGCATTGCCCGGCTGCCAGACCGGCACGATGTGATGATCGGATTGAATGAATTCATCGGCGGTAATCACCGTGTTGCGCAATATCGCCAGACGGGCATCGATATCATCCGGATACACATCCGCCAGGGCCTGAAAAACGCCCATGGCAATCAAAATTTTACCCACGCTGCCCGGATTGGCCCTGGCGGTGCTGCGGTGTTCGGCATAGCGGGGCTGCTCAAGGTTGCTTAAATCCAGCACCGCCACTGCATAGCGATCTGCTTCCGCCCCCAATAAACGTTGCACCGCTTCAGCAAACTCAGCATCAGGCGGCGGGATCGTAAAATCAGATCTGGCCGCCAGGCGGATGTCCACCTGATCGGTGGACAGCAGCGCACCGGGGGGTTGTTTGGGCGCCCTCACCTTGCCTTCCATCGCCAGGCGATAGGCTTCCACGCGGGCAATGCCGGTATATTCGTAGCCATCCAGAGGATAGGCCCAGCAGGTGGCAGCACCAATAAAACCCATCAAGCAAGCAACCGTGGTGAGAAATATTTTCATCTTTGCACCTCTGGTGGGATGTCGTCCAAGTTAACCCTTTTGGTGTGATTTTGTGCCAGACGACTGTCCAAGTTGTTTAGAAAAAGATTTTGCCGGGCCCGGGCACTTTCCAAAAAAGGTCGAATCTGAAAGAGCATCAGATGATTCTGGTAAAAACCGAACTCGATATCGGCCGGCACCGGTCGGCCCTGGGCGTCCTGCAGTTTCGGGAACCGTTTGGGCACTGAGCGGGCAAAATCCATCAAATGCCGGATTTCGGCCTCACTGAGCAGGGCCGGTGTCCCACTGGCTGAAATCTTTGATACACCGCCTTCATCTGAGAGCACCCGTTTATACGGATCGGTGGCATGCGCCAGAAGGCGGATACCGCCGTTTTGCATGTCGATCTTGAGCTCTTCGGCGGTTTGCCCCGATACCGCTCCGCCAACCCCTTCATTAATCGCCACAGTCAACCATCCCGGCTGCCCGTTTTCGATATCAGCGGTCACCAGCACGCCGGATTTTTCAACCGGCACGCTTTTCATCAACAGGACGGAAGCATAAACATGTTCCGGGCTGTCCATATAGGCCTGACGCCATCGAAAGGCGCGCTCAGAAAACGGAGAGGCCCACACCCGCTGGATGGCAGCCATGATCTTGTCAAACCCCACCACATGGGGCACGGTCAGGTTGAGACCCGCGCCGGTAAACCCCGGCAAATCTTCAACGTTGGTGTCGCTGCGCACAAATACGCCATAGGACCCATCCGGGCCCAGGGTCTCTTGCAGGGCGTTGCGCAGCTGGTTGCGAAAATCTTCACCCGGGTCCAAATTCACAATCCAGTGGCGAATGGTCTCCAAAAATTGTTGCGTCACCTGATCCTGTCTTTGGGGATCGCCTTTGAGGCGCTGCATAATTTTATATTGATCCTGCATCCAGCGAAAAGCGGAAATGCCGCCGGGCTCGATGGGTTGCTCGAGCAATTGCCGGTAAAATCCAAAAGGGATCACCAGCCCGCCGGCGACGGCTTCGGGAAAATAATGTTTAAGTTCTCCCAGATTGGCCGCTTTGGGACCGCAAATTCGACCCGAATCGGTGCTGCGCAGCGTATCCAGGGAACGCAGCCGGCTGGTTTTCAGATCTAATTTTTTGAGATCCGGCCGAATCAATAAATCCTTCGGGCCTTTTTCCACATTAAAGGTGGCATCCCACTGCGGGCCGTCGAGGGCCAACTGGACGATCCCGCGCGGACTGACGGCTAACACCACCTGCTGGTCGGCCATGGATTGGATCAGGGGCAGCCATTTGGGGTCAATGGCCACATTGGGAATACCCAGATTGCGGGCCAGCAACTGAACATGGGATAAGATATTGCCTTCGCCGGTGGTCAATATACCGGCAACCGGGGGCAAATCCTCTGTGGTTGAAGGCAGCACATAAATGCCTTTGGCATCAAATTTGGCGGGGGCTTTGCCCGCGGGCGATACTTTAAGCCTCCCGCGTGCCAGACCCGGATTTAAGCCTCTGAGCCCCGTATCGGCCGGCTGGCCGAAAATAAAATTACGGATACCCAGCTGCCGATTGGCATCGGAAATCAGGCTTTCGAGCACCGCAGCATAGGACAGCAACAAGCTGCCGCGCAGGCGGTCGTGTACGTAGCGAAGACTGAGTGGCTCGATGGTGGCCAGATGCGCCACGGTCTCTCCCAGGTGATATCGCAGGGTGCGGTCGGCCCATTCGGGCATGCGCGCCGTATATTGCAGCTCGGCCTTATAGTCGATCAACTGGGGGTCTGCCTGCATCAGCCGACGAAGATTTTGCATTAACGCCTGTTGCTGGCGCGCAGATATCATGCCGATGCCATAAAGCCCGTCGGCATATTTGATCAGCCAGGAAAGCCTCTGGCGCCGGGTGGCCTCAGCCAGCTGGGCGATCATGATATCGCCCATGCGAAACAACTCGCCCTCCAACAGGATACTGGCATCCAAAACAGCCAGCATCTGTTCGGCCTTACCGGCTTTGGCAAGATTATCACGCAACATGGCCAGCAAAAGGCTGGCGGCTAAAAAACGATCCCGGTCATCATTTTGGGGCGCAAGCCGGCTGGCCGTTTGCATCAGCGATTTGGCAAATGAGGCATTGTTGACCGTTTTGGCCAGGGCTTCAATTTCTTTTTGAATCTCGCGGGCTTTAAACACCTGCTCAATGATATCGGCCAAATGGGCGTAGTCCTCGGTCAGCTCCTGTTTTCCCTGTCGGGCAGCGTATTCTTTAACTTTTTGGGCATCTGCCAGCTCCGGATGAACATGCAACTTGATACGCAGGGTTTCAAAATCAGGATCTTTTTCGGCCAAAGTGCGTGAAAGCTGCCGCATCTCGGTAATCGGCGCGCCCTGGCGGCCATGGGGAATAAAGCGTACCGCTTCGCGCAGCACCATAAACCGATTTTCGCGCCATTGCGCATCGGAAACCATTGCCAGCAATAGCTCGCGCCCGGCGCGGGTCTCGTCTTCGGTTTGCAGCGCACCGCGGTAATAACGGGCGCGGCGGAAAATCCAGCCATTATCGGCTTCAATCAGAAATTGTTCCAGAACCATGTGTTTGACGATCTCCACGTGCCGGGAGTCCTGCAAAAATTCGTCAGCACGCACATCAGCAAAAACGTTGGCGATATAGTAACCATTTTCCCGTAAGACCTTGACGCGATCGTTCCATTCGCCGTGCTGCACCCCGCCGCCGCGCTCGCTGCAGGCATATTCTTTGGGCAGCTGAATCGTTCCGTCATTACAAAACCAGCGAATATGCTTAAAGGGTCCACGGGAAGCGGTCTTCATCTTCTGCACCCAGCTGTGCAGGGTAGCTTCATCCGGCGTCGCGGCTACCGCAGTGGCCAACGAGAGCGCCAGCAGGCTTAAGCAAACGATTCCGGTAACCCATTGCTTTTTCATGGTGGTAGTATCCTATTTAATTAAAGATGTGAAAATTCCAACAGTTGGCAAAAGAGATAAACTCTAATCTAATACCGAGCCGTCTGTCAAGAAAGGGGGCTTGGTAAACATTTTCAGCCAAAATAGTTAAAGTTCAAAAGCCATGCCACATATCAGTGTTTTTGGCATTAAGGTCGACTCAGACACAAGCTCGATGCAATCTGCTGTTATGACATACCTTTCAATCGGCGCGGGGTTTCACAACGGCTGCTGCGATCAGATCTTCGTTTGAACTCTGATGACCGCTAGGGGCAAATCCCTTATCTTTGCCCAGCGCAACGGCAAATGCCCCAGTATGGCAATATTTCTATAAATCTATTCATGATTGCACTTCAATTGATTGTATGCCAAAATTAAAAAGCGAGCGACCGGCAAATGCCGAAAGGTATCAAACGATTACAACCACCAGTCAAAGGAGGCCGCAGATGGCAAAGAAAAAAATGATTCATGACTTTTTGCGGATGAAGCAGGAGGGCGATAAAATCACCTTTTTGACCGCCTATGATTTTCCAACCGCTCAATTTGCCGAAACCGCCGGTCTGGATATGCTGCTGGTGGGTGATTCGCTGGGGATGTGCGTCTATGGGTATTCGGGGACCGTGCCGGTGGTCATGGACCAGTGCATCTATCATTGTGAGGCGGTACGGAGGGGCGCGCCC
The Desulfobacterales bacterium DNA segment above includes these coding regions:
- a CDS encoding Npt1/Npt2 family nucleotide transporter, coding for MLRTLGARAVFLFINFFLIIMALYQLKPASRSLFIETLGSERLPYIWIATAVSMGAFITYYHRLVERHSRIHVVLGTCLTISGLLVIFRFLLHSPGPIASACFYVFVDMLGVVLVEQFWSLTNSVYTTHEGKSWYGLVGTGGLVGGVVGGWVSAMLIKHTPLQTPDLLLTGAGIISTIFALTWMMGRVGIYCEVEHVVRPHQKASGGWRILGHSRYLLLIAAILLLAQLASPLVEYQFLNTVEIAYPDREARTAFLSLFFSILGIMSIAVNLGITPLVHRYLGAIAGLLVQPLMMFIFSWCFFLQSTLFFSGATKISDRALSYSINRASKELLYVPIDSVLIYQAKAWIDMFGYRLFKVSGSVVILLFTQWLPFTLSVPQLSWFTISICAVWITIIFVLRIDYQVACEAAGS
- a CDS encoding serine hydrolase gives rise to the protein MDRLKQLLALILFVLFCASLTSAQSQEAHWTQSCDPRLQKALDQRINALKLDGATEDKNLSIVVVDITDLSDPRMAYINPNEMMYAASLPKIAILLGAFEKIAAGEMTLDDETMEKLKLMIRRSSNSAASEMLDRVGIDYLAELLQSPRYRLYDPEKGGGIWVGKEYGKAPARRRDPLHNLSHGATALQVARFYYLLETGQLVSPQLSQLMKAILAESEIEHKFVKGLKSVQPDSEIYRKSGTWGPYHSDSAIIEHDGRRYIAVALAKSRHGEKWLQKLIVALDEVVCQTETNQN
- a CDS encoding serine hydrolase, with amino-acid sequence MKIFLTTVACLMGFIGAATCWAYPLDGYEYTGIARVEAYRLAMEGKVRAPKQPPGALLSTDQVDIRLAARSDFTIPPPDAEFAEAVQRLLGAEADRYAVAVLDLSNLEQPRYAEHRSTARANPGSVGKILIAMGVFQALADVYPDDIDARLAILRNTVITADEFIQSDHHIVPVWQPGNARVRYPKIKIGDQASLYTYLDWMLSASSNAAASMVLKHVMLLVHFGPAYPVSEAEAQQFFKETSKKELAALLSRALQDPVTRSGLDLEQLRQGSFFTWKGKRLVPGTTSYGTPQELMRWLIKLEQGKLVDAFSSREIKRLLYMTQRRIRYASAPALAKSAVYFKSGSLYKCKAEPGFECKKYHGNVINMLNSVAIIEAPADQRQLYYMVVVMSNVLRKNSAVVHQTLATRIHRMLEKYYKVGKFSSGSSPSGKQPHQAPQ
- a CDS encoding PEP/pyruvate-binding domain-containing protein, with amino-acid sequence MKKQWVTGIVCLSLLALSLATAVAATPDEATLHSWVQKMKTASRGPFKHIRWFCNDGTIQLPKEYACSERGGGVQHGEWNDRVKVLRENGYYIANVFADVRADEFLQDSRHVEIVKHMVLEQFLIEADNGWIFRRARYYRGALQTEDETRAGRELLLAMVSDAQWRENRFMVLREAVRFIPHGRQGAPITEMRQLSRTLAEKDPDFETLRIKLHVHPELADAQKVKEYAARQGKQELTEDYAHLADIIEQVFKAREIQKEIEALAKTVNNASFAKSLMQTASRLAPQNDDRDRFLAASLLLAMLRDNLAKAGKAEQMLAVLDASILLEGELFRMGDIMIAQLAEATRRQRLSWLIKYADGLYGIGMISARQQQALMQNLRRLMQADPQLIDYKAELQYTARMPEWADRTLRYHLGETVAHLATIEPLSLRYVHDRLRGSLLLSYAAVLESLISDANRQLGIRNFIFGQPADTGLRGLNPGLARGRLKVSPAGKAPAKFDAKGIYVLPSTTEDLPPVAGILTTGEGNILSHVQLLARNLGIPNVAIDPKWLPLIQSMADQQVVLAVSPRGIVQLALDGPQWDATFNVEKGPKDLLIRPDLKKLDLKTSRLRSLDTLRSTDSGRICGPKAANLGELKHYFPEAVAGGLVIPFGFYRQLLEQPIEPGGISAFRWMQDQYKIMQRLKGDPQRQDQVTQQFLETIRHWIVNLDPGEDFRNQLRNALQETLGPDGSYGVFVRSDTNVEDLPGFTGAGLNLTVPHVVGFDKIMAAIQRVWASPFSERAFRWRQAYMDSPEHVYASVLLMKSVPVEKSGVLVTADIENGQPGWLTVAINEGVGGAVSGQTAEELKIDMQNGGIRLLAHATDPYKRVLSDEGGVSKISASGTPALLSEAEIRHLMDFARSVPKRFPKLQDAQGRPVPADIEFGFYQNHLMLFQIRPFLESARARQNLFLNNLDSRLAQNHTKRVNLDDIPPEVQR